From Candidatus Pedobacter colombiensis, one genomic window encodes:
- a CDS encoding transglycosylase domain-containing protein — protein sequence MSKQLSKEDIRKYNFGLWKLLIGGIVLFALFIMAIGFGVFGTLPSFRDIEHPKSNQASEILADDNKVLGTYFIQNRSNISYQEISPNVINALIATEDVRFKEHSGIDFKRTFTIFLYALIGKKQGGSTITQQLALNLFSEEGRQKNFIKRIVQKFQEWVIAVKLERNYTKEEILVMYLNTVDFGNQAYGIKSAARVYFDTTPDKLTVAQSATLIGILKGISRYSPTRNPDRALARRNTIMGLMVKADLLTQQQLDTEKEKPLGLHFSAATVNDGIAPYFRAVLKNDIKRIFQERNISNNGVPYDLDRDGLKIYTTLNYDMQIYAEEAQKEYMKILQVSFDKSWKGRDPFKGKEVQIEQGIKRSDRYKALQMEGKSEQEIKQDFNTPTRLSIFTWRGNIDTLMKPIDSVKYYKMLLRNAMMAMDPQTGSVKAWVGGINYEHFKYDQVKMGTRQVGSTAKPFTYTVAIENGISPCQTVLNEPVTIEIPGSPPWTPRSSGTVPGYLTLQKALALSQNYIAAYLIKQVGATAVATLAKKMGITSDVPAYPSIALGSFDASVYDMVGAYSVFANKGTWTKPTYIVRIEDRNGVVLYTEKPIPKPVLSEEVAYVMTRMLRGVVTNGTGWRLAGKYGVKAAIGGKTGTTQNNSDGWFMGISPQLVAGVWTGCEDRAFHFTSTSGGDGATTALPIFAGFMKRVYANPKLKISQADFELPKGGVSIVYDCDKYQQQEQKTESDEKLGF from the coding sequence ATGAGCAAACAACTTTCGAAAGAAGATATCAGGAAGTACAATTTTGGGTTATGGAAGCTATTAATAGGTGGGATCGTATTGTTTGCACTGTTCATTATGGCCATTGGATTTGGTGTATTTGGTACCCTTCCATCTTTCAGAGATATTGAACACCCCAAAAGTAATCAGGCATCAGAAATTTTAGCTGATGACAACAAGGTATTGGGCACCTATTTTATACAGAACCGTTCCAACATCAGCTATCAGGAAATTTCCCCGAATGTCATCAATGCATTAATTGCCACAGAGGATGTACGCTTTAAAGAACATTCAGGTATCGATTTTAAACGTACTTTTACCATATTTCTTTACGCCCTGATAGGGAAAAAACAAGGTGGTAGTACCATTACCCAACAGCTGGCGCTGAACCTTTTCTCGGAAGAAGGAAGACAAAAAAACTTCATCAAGCGTATCGTACAAAAATTTCAGGAATGGGTTATTGCGGTAAAGCTGGAGCGTAATTATACCAAAGAAGAAATTTTGGTGATGTACCTCAATACTGTTGATTTTGGAAATCAGGCTTATGGCATCAAATCCGCCGCCAGGGTTTATTTTGATACTACTCCGGATAAATTAACCGTTGCGCAATCAGCTACCTTGATTGGCATTCTTAAAGGTATCAGCAGATACTCTCCAACACGTAATCCTGATCGCGCATTGGCACGTAGAAATACCATCATGGGATTAATGGTAAAGGCCGACCTACTTACCCAGCAGCAGTTGGATACTGAAAAAGAAAAACCACTTGGTCTTCATTTTAGTGCAGCAACAGTAAATGATGGTATCGCACCTTATTTCAGGGCGGTATTAAAAAACGACATCAAAAGAATTTTCCAGGAGCGTAATATATCCAATAATGGTGTGCCTTACGATTTAGATAGGGATGGTCTAAAGATCTATACTACCTTAAATTATGACATGCAGATCTATGCCGAAGAAGCCCAGAAAGAGTATATGAAGATTCTGCAGGTTTCATTTGACAAAAGCTGGAAAGGCAGAGATCCATTTAAGGGCAAAGAAGTTCAGATAGAACAAGGTATTAAAAGATCCGACCGTTACAAGGCCCTTCAAATGGAAGGAAAATCGGAACAAGAGATCAAACAAGATTTCAATACGCCGACCAGACTTAGCATTTTTACCTGGAGGGGCAACATTGACACCTTAATGAAGCCTATCGACTCGGTAAAATACTATAAAATGTTACTCAGAAATGCCATGATGGCTATGGATCCCCAAACAGGATCTGTTAAAGCATGGGTTGGTGGCATCAATTACGAGCATTTTAAATATGATCAGGTAAAAATGGGAACCAGGCAAGTGGGCTCTACCGCTAAACCTTTCACCTATACCGTGGCCATAGAGAATGGCATTTCACCATGTCAGACTGTATTAAATGAACCTGTAACCATCGAAATACCAGGAAGTCCACCATGGACGCCAAGATCTTCGGGTACAGTTCCGGGTTATTTAACACTACAAAAAGCACTGGCATTGTCACAAAACTACATAGCGGCCTACTTAATCAAACAGGTAGGGGCTACTGCAGTAGCCACACTAGCTAAAAAAATGGGTATTACATCCGATGTACCAGCCTACCCATCCATAGCATTGGGCTCATTTGATGCCTCTGTTTACGATATGGTTGGTGCCTATAGTGTATTTGCCAATAAAGGAACCTGGACTAAGCCCACTTACATCGTAAGAATTGAAGACAGAAATGGTGTTGTGCTTTACACGGAGAAACCTATTCCAAAACCAGTGCTTAGCGAAGAAGTTGCCTATGTAATGACCCGAATGCTCAGAGGTGTGGTAACCAATGGTACAGGTTGGCGCTTAGCCGGAAAATACGGAGTTAAAGCAGCTATTGGCGGTAAAACTGGTACCACACAAAACAACTCTGATGGTTGGTTTATGGGGATCAGTCCGCAGTTGGTTGCCGGCGTTTGGACAGGTTGCGAAGACCGTGCATTCCATTTCACCAGTACCTCAGGTGGCGATGGGGCAACAACGGCATTGCCAATCTTTGCAGGTTTTATGAAACGTGTTTATGCCAATCCAAAGTTGAAAATTTCACAAGCAGACTTTGAGCTTCCTAAAGGTGGAGTCTCCATTGTTTATGACTGCGATAAATATCAGCAACAGGAACAAAAGACTGAATCAGACGAGAAATTAGGTTTTTAA
- a CDS encoding DUF4271 domain-containing protein: MILRPAFFVFCVLFALFFNQAEAQVVSPLPLIDTTTATVAKSYTRRVIRDSAFYARQKFVTDSIISHTWILPAALVDKNIIIDSILKAQIYGRSGLYTRYKDYKTSEKVSQYRTGTPVPKGNLWVLGVIALLMVLFASLKISFSKHLQTIVQSFFSNRILNNLNKEDNLFTSWPFLLLFAQFGFTIGMFFYLVTQYYHMSFADSGFRFYLSISISIVVLYVLKIVLLRLLGYLFNIQKAVNEYVSILYLSYFNIALMFIPLVIAFALSPLTYGPYYIAISFILLTIVFVFQFIRAGVNILSHYRFSKVYLFLYFCALEICPILILIKAIGL, translated from the coding sequence ATGATTTTAAGACCTGCTTTTTTTGTCTTTTGTGTGCTTTTTGCATTGTTTTTTAACCAGGCTGAAGCCCAGGTGGTATCCCCTTTGCCTTTGATCGATACTACAACAGCAACGGTGGCAAAAAGCTATACCAGACGAGTGATAAGGGATTCTGCTTTTTATGCAAGACAAAAATTTGTAACGGACTCTATCATTTCCCATACCTGGATTTTACCAGCCGCTTTGGTAGATAAAAATATCATTATAGACAGTATTTTAAAAGCACAGATATATGGACGTTCAGGGCTGTATACACGCTATAAAGACTATAAGACTTCCGAAAAGGTTAGCCAGTACCGTACAGGTACGCCAGTTCCAAAAGGCAATCTTTGGGTTCTTGGTGTCATTGCTTTACTAATGGTGTTATTTGCTTCCTTAAAAATTTCTTTTTCAAAACATTTACAAACGATTGTCCAATCTTTTTTTAGCAACAGAATTTTAAATAACCTGAATAAAGAAGATAACCTTTTTACTTCATGGCCTTTTCTGTTGCTGTTTGCGCAATTTGGTTTTACCATTGGCATGTTCTTTTACCTGGTTACCCAATATTATCACATGTCCTTTGCCGATAGTGGTTTCCGTTTTTATTTAAGTATCTCAATTTCAATAGTGGTACTATATGTGTTAAAAATTGTTTTGCTGCGACTACTCGGTTATCTTTTTAACATTCAAAAAGCAGTAAATGAATATGTGTCTATATTATATTTAAGTTATTTTAATATTGCACTTATGTTTATTCCTTTAGTGATTGCTTTTGCTTTATCTCCTTTAACCTATGGACCTTATTATATCGCTATTTCATTTATTCTATTAACTATTGTCTTTGTATTTCAATTTATTAGAGCCGGAGTTAATATTTTATCTCATTATCGGTTTTCAAAAGTCTATTTGTTTTTGTACTTTTGTGCCCTCGAAATCTGCCCTATATTAATATTAATCAAGGCAATAGGATTATAA
- a CDS encoding SUMF1/EgtB/PvdO family nonheme iron enzyme — MRNLYFVAFIIIAGLFSSCGKGGQGELVGVYNRKFRNNKIPLGMVYIPPGRTLIGMSDEDINNSQGSPSRMTSFSAFFMDQTEISNAEYRQFVAWVRDSVAVTSLGPTVAPAYFKPAPKGANGAAALGANRDIDWKKVGNGSLLWSKKNGGMGNKLTDMYYSGADALPGKNEIDIRKLKYAYSYVSSDLAVEGRKDPSKKRQDFIITYTDNPDPSNPNHHPSVPVYPDTLVWKVDYSYSQNDPMVKTYFNHPSYDEYPVVGVTWEQASAFCVWRTRFYESVASARKLPANSRPEYQLPSDAQFEYAARGGNVKTKYPWGGPYVRNTKGCMQANFKVGRGNYSDDGGLYTVNVKSYFPNDYGLYNMAGNVAEWTITAYNQSAAPMLLDFNPNFTYVAKTGDSKYLKRKVVRGGSWKDIGFFLQNSVATYEYQDQARSYIGFRCISAYPGTDINYRN; from the coding sequence ATGAGAAACTTATACTTCGTTGCTTTTATTATTATCGCTGGATTATTTTCAAGTTGTGGAAAAGGAGGACAGGGAGAACTGGTAGGAGTTTATAATAGGAAATTCAGGAATAATAAAATTCCATTGGGGATGGTATATATACCACCCGGAAGAACATTAATTGGAATGTCCGATGAAGATATCAATAACTCGCAAGGCTCTCCGAGTAGGATGACTTCATTCAGTGCCTTTTTTATGGATCAGACCGAAATCTCAAATGCCGAGTACAGACAGTTTGTGGCTTGGGTAAGAGATTCAGTTGCGGTAACCTCTTTAGGTCCTACGGTGGCTCCGGCTTACTTTAAACCTGCACCTAAGGGTGCTAATGGTGCAGCCGCTTTAGGAGCCAATAGAGATATTGACTGGAAAAAAGTAGGCAACGGTTCTTTACTTTGGAGTAAGAAAAATGGTGGCATGGGCAACAAGTTAACCGATATGTATTATAGCGGTGCAGATGCCTTACCAGGTAAAAATGAAATCGATATCAGGAAGCTTAAATATGCTTATAGCTATGTGAGTTCAGACCTGGCTGTTGAAGGTAGAAAAGACCCATCCAAAAAAAGACAGGATTTTATCATTACTTATACCGATAATCCGGATCCTTCAAACCCAAATCACCATCCATCAGTACCTGTTTATCCTGATACGCTGGTTTGGAAAGTAGATTATTCTTATTCTCAGAATGATCCTATGGTGAAAACTTATTTTAATCACCCTTCTTATGATGAGTATCCTGTTGTAGGTGTAACATGGGAACAGGCCAGTGCCTTTTGCGTATGGCGTACCCGTTTCTATGAGTCAGTTGCTTCGGCAAGAAAATTACCTGCAAATTCAAGACCTGAATACCAGCTGCCAAGTGATGCGCAGTTTGAGTATGCCGCAAGAGGTGGTAACGTAAAAACTAAGTATCCATGGGGCGGACCTTATGTACGTAATACAAAAGGTTGTATGCAAGCAAACTTTAAGGTGGGACGTGGAAATTACTCTGATGATGGTGGCTTATACACTGTGAACGTAAAATCTTATTTCCCTAACGATTATGGCTTGTACAATATGGCTGGTAACGTAGCGGAATGGACTATAACTGCTTATAACCAATCGGCAGCCCCAATGCTACTTGATTTTAACCCTAACTTTACGTACGTGGCCAAAACAGGCGACAGCAAGTACCTGAAACGTAAAGTGGTAAGGGGTGGATCATGGAAGGATATTGGCTTCTTCCTTCAAAATTCTGTTGCTACATACGAGTATCAGGATCAAGCCAGATCATATATTGGTTTCAGGTGTATCTCAGCATACCCGGGTACTGATATCAACTACAGAAACTAA
- a CDS encoding uroporphyrinogen-III synthase, giving the protein MQEKTEDRLRKVKSILVTLPKPETEKSPYFDLAKKYNLKIDFRSFIHVEGVPARDFRKDKIALGDFTAVVFTSRNAVDHFFRICEEMRYDVPADLKYFCISESTALYLQKYIQYRKRKIFFGKQTAADLAEVLKKHADEKFLYPCSDVATEDTMNFLQKNGYDFTPAVLFRTVVSDLSDLAEVFYDIIAFFSPSSIQSLFTNFPDFKQNNTRIAAFGVNTHKAVKDAGLIVDIAAPSPEAPSMIMAIENYIKKSNK; this is encoded by the coding sequence ATGCAAGAAAAGACAGAAGATAGGCTACGTAAGGTGAAAAGTATATTGGTAACCTTACCAAAACCGGAAACGGAGAAGTCTCCTTATTTTGATTTGGCTAAGAAGTACAATTTGAAGATTGATTTTAGGTCATTTATTCATGTTGAAGGTGTTCCAGCCAGAGATTTCAGAAAAGATAAAATTGCTTTAGGTGATTTTACAGCAGTAGTTTTTACAAGTAGAAATGCAGTAGATCATTTTTTCAGAATTTGTGAAGAGATGAGGTACGATGTACCTGCAGATTTGAAATACTTCTGTATTTCAGAGTCGACAGCATTGTATCTGCAGAAATATATTCAGTACAGGAAACGAAAGATCTTTTTTGGCAAGCAAACTGCTGCCGATCTTGCTGAAGTATTAAAGAAACATGCCGATGAGAAGTTTCTTTACCCTTGTTCGGATGTGGCGACAGAGGATACCATGAACTTTTTGCAAAAGAATGGATATGATTTCACGCCTGCTGTTTTGTTTAGAACAGTAGTGTCCGATCTTTCTGATCTGGCCGAGGTTTTTTATGACATCATCGCCTTTTTCAGTCCATCAAGTATTCAGTCATTATTTACCAATTTCCCTGACTTTAAACAGAACAATACACGTATTGCAGCCTTTGGTGTAAATACACATAAAGCTGTTAAAGATGCAGGGTTGATTGTAGATATAGCAGCCCCTTCACCGGAGGCTCCTTCTATGATTATGGCAATTGAGAATTATATAAAGAAATCGAACAAATAG
- the gldM gene encoding gliding motility protein GldM, translating to MAGGKESTRQKMINIMYLVLLAMLALNVSDTILNAFKNINDSLVSSKTNVNTSIDQLFASFEGTKLKDEPARAQPIWEKANKAKALADDLNNYVQQLKDEFLKAGEGINEETGDIKLRDNMDIAQGIMVNKKEGFKLKDKINETREKLIGLLDEKDRAHVTFSLEAKDAVKSVNGKKEWVDINFGEGTPLTAANTILSKIQSDVKNAEAEIVKKLFGNMDKALVNLDHFEAVAVAPSSYVVQGQPYTAEVFLTASDSRSNPQISVGGSNLAVKDGKGTYTGSTGSVGVFKWKGIIRVKQTDGTVKEYPTAEQSYQVAKPSATVSPDKMNVIYAGIPNPFSVSAAGFPLESVNASISGGSIKKEGSGQYAVLVGGDQVGKTLSINVSANNGGKTLNLGAQQFRVKALPTPKAYIKGKSGGNVPMEWMEGAGAIDTQLEDFVFDVKFKVVRFSATFINPRSDAVTIANTGGGFGGQIKGALNSIKPGATIIFKDIVCEGPDGRQKVLDGITFIAK from the coding sequence ATGGCCGGAGGAAAAGAATCAACGAGGCAGAAGATGATCAATATCATGTATTTGGTATTGTTAGCGATGCTCGCTTTAAACGTATCAGATACCATACTAAATGCCTTTAAAAATATAAACGACAGTTTGGTTTCTTCTAAAACCAACGTAAATACAAGTATCGATCAATTATTTGCGTCGTTTGAAGGTACAAAACTAAAAGATGAACCAGCCAGAGCCCAACCGATTTGGGAGAAAGCCAATAAGGCTAAGGCGCTTGCTGATGACCTGAACAATTATGTTCAGCAATTAAAAGATGAGTTCCTTAAAGCAGGTGAAGGTATCAATGAAGAAACAGGTGATATCAAGCTTAGGGATAACATGGATATTGCCCAGGGCATCATGGTTAACAAAAAGGAAGGGTTTAAGTTAAAAGACAAAATTAATGAGACCCGTGAGAAATTGATTGGCCTGTTGGACGAAAAGGATCGTGCACATGTAACCTTTTCTTTAGAAGCCAAAGATGCAGTGAAATCTGTAAATGGAAAAAAGGAATGGGTTGACATTAATTTTGGTGAGGGTACACCCCTTACTGCTGCCAACACGATCTTAAGTAAAATTCAATCTGATGTTAAAAATGCAGAAGCTGAAATAGTAAAAAAACTGTTTGGCAATATGGATAAGGCGTTGGTTAATCTGGATCACTTTGAAGCTGTGGCTGTAGCGCCTAGTTCATATGTGGTACAAGGTCAGCCTTATACTGCCGAAGTATTTTTAACAGCCAGCGATAGCCGCTCTAATCCACAGATATCTGTAGGTGGAAGTAACCTTGCTGTAAAAGACGGTAAAGGAACTTATACCGGTAGTACGGGAAGTGTGGGTGTATTTAAATGGAAAGGTATTATTCGCGTGAAACAAACTGATGGTACGGTAAAAGAATACCCTACTGCCGAACAAAGCTATCAGGTAGCCAAGCCTTCAGCAACCGTTTCTCCTGATAAAATGAATGTGATCTATGCTGGTATTCCAAATCCGTTCTCTGTATCAGCTGCAGGTTTCCCATTGGAAAGTGTAAATGCAAGCATTTCGGGCGGATCAATCAAAAAAGAAGGAAGCGGACAATATGCTGTACTTGTCGGCGGTGATCAGGTAGGAAAAACATTAAGTATTAATGTTTCTGCTAATAATGGAGGTAAAACATTGAACCTTGGCGCTCAGCAATTCAGAGTTAAAGCCTTGCCTACACCAAAAGCTTATATTAAAGGTAAATCCGGCGGTAATGTTCCTATGGAATGGATGGAAGGTGCTGGTGCTATTGATACCCAGTTGGAAGACTTTGTTTTTGATGTTAAATTTAAGGTAGTCAGGTTCTCTGCAACTTTTATTAATCCCCGCTCTGATGCTGTTACTATTGCAAATACTGGTGGTGGCTTTGGTGGACAAATAAAAGGTGCTTTAAACTCTATTAAGCCTGGTGCTACCATTATTTTTAAAGATATTGTTTGCGAAGGACCTGATGGTAGACAAAAGGTTTTAGATGGAATAACATTTATAGCTAAATAG
- the gldN gene encoding gliding motility protein GldN translates to MMKKVLYTVLILFLCSASFAQRNKKPAAKPAAKPAVVQAPVVTAPPVPLEPVSKVNKKIKTPPKDGYSVRADVDSNVMVPYADVREEDVYYAKRIWREIDLRDTINSVLKAENAKLIDILLEAVSNEELTAYSPKDTTAGKLLEDNDSFRIALTAKQASEAARGLTEGGADPTTGKVAEPTLRKLRSDEFLKFRIKEDWILDIKRSIFEPRIIGLAPMKMVEGNWQPVFWIYYDDARELLSKKRLTNPLNDASQLTFDDFFVRRLFSSYIVKETNPANKNIVDILGQTDPKDTRKLYESERIKKSISDYEQSLWEY, encoded by the coding sequence ATGATGAAAAAGGTTTTGTATACAGTCTTAATCCTGTTCTTGTGCTCAGCTTCTTTTGCACAACGCAATAAGAAGCCGGCCGCTAAGCCAGCAGCAAAACCTGCTGTTGTGCAGGCACCTGTGGTAACAGCACCGCCTGTACCGCTTGAACCGGTATCGAAGGTGAATAAGAAGATTAAAACTCCACCAAAAGATGGGTACTCTGTTAGAGCGGATGTTGACAGCAATGTAATGGTTCCGTATGCTGATGTAAGAGAGGAAGACGTGTATTATGCAAAACGTATCTGGCGTGAAATTGATTTAAGAGATACCATTAATTCTGTGTTGAAAGCAGAAAATGCAAAACTGATTGATATTTTACTCGAAGCTGTTTCTAACGAAGAGCTTACTGCATATTCTCCTAAGGATACAACTGCAGGAAAGCTTTTGGAAGACAATGACTCATTTAGAATTGCGCTGACTGCCAAACAGGCATCAGAAGCTGCCAGGGGGCTAACCGAAGGGGGAGCAGATCCTACAACAGGCAAAGTTGCTGAACCGACATTGAGAAAACTAAGATCTGACGAGTTTCTGAAATTCAGAATTAAGGAAGATTGGATACTGGATATCAAGCGTTCTATTTTTGAACCAAGGATTATAGGTCTGGCACCTATGAAAATGGTAGAAGGGAACTGGCAACCGGTATTCTGGATCTATTATGATGATGCAAGGGAGTTGTTAAGTAAAAAACGTTTAACTAACCCTCTTAATGATGCTTCGCAGCTTACTTTTGATGATTTCTTTGTGAGACGTTTGTTCTCCAGCTACATTGTTAAAGAGACAAATCCTGCAAATAAAAATATTGTAGACATATTGGGTCAGACTGATCCTAAAGACACCAGAAAATTATACGAGTCTGAAAGGATTAAAAAATCCATTTCAGATTACGAACAAAGTTTGTGGGAGTATTAG
- the uvrC gene encoding excinuclease ABC subunit UvrC: protein MSAFDYKKALSDIPHNPGVYQYWDAEGTLIYIGKAKDLRNRVGSYFNKDNQMNGKTRVLVSKIRNITFTIVDTEIDAWLLENSLIKKHQPRYNIMLKDDKTYPWIIIKKEPFPRLYWTRKMIKDGSTYFGPYASVGMMHTILDLIKETYPLRTCNLPLSAKNIEDGKFKVCLEYQIGNCKGPCQAYQTAADYDSNIEEIKDILNGKIGNVIKDVKQVIKNAAADLNFEHAHQYQLKLQVLEKYQSKSTVVNSAITNIDVVSIASDERYAFVNYLKVMNGSIIQTQTIEIKKRLDETDEELLTIAITEFRTRFNSTSKEIIVPFDIVLLDEDLKFTVPKLGEKKKLLELSQKNVLFFKKEKLNQYEKLNPDLRTDRILTQMQKDLGLTKLPKHIECFDNSNFQGAYPVSAIVVFKDAKPSKKDYRHFNVKTVEGPNDFATMEEAVYRRYKRMLEEEETLPQLIIIDGGKGQLSSAMTSLKKLGIEKKVTVIGIAKRLEELFFPGDPYPLYLDKKSETLKVIQQLRDEAHRFGITFHRKKRDQGTLKTELEQIPGIGKTTADKLLQHFKSVKKIKEAQEAELQKVLNKAQAKALMDYFKGSQKL, encoded by the coding sequence ATGAGTGCTTTCGATTATAAAAAGGCCCTGTCCGACATTCCACATAATCCTGGTGTATACCAGTATTGGGATGCTGAAGGCACGCTTATTTATATTGGTAAAGCCAAAGATTTAAGAAACAGGGTTGGCTCCTATTTTAACAAGGACAATCAGATGAATGGAAAAACCAGGGTACTGGTTTCCAAAATCCGCAACATTACATTTACCATTGTTGATACCGAAATTGATGCCTGGCTTTTAGAGAACAGCCTGATTAAGAAGCATCAACCCAGGTACAACATCATGCTTAAAGATGATAAGACCTATCCATGGATCATCATCAAAAAAGAACCCTTTCCGCGTTTGTACTGGACAAGGAAAATGATTAAGGATGGATCTACTTATTTTGGTCCATATGCATCGGTAGGAATGATGCATACCATTCTGGATTTAATCAAAGAAACCTATCCATTGCGAACTTGCAACTTACCGCTCAGTGCTAAAAATATTGAGGATGGGAAGTTCAAAGTCTGCCTCGAATACCAGATTGGAAACTGCAAAGGTCCTTGTCAGGCTTATCAGACAGCGGCAGACTACGACTCCAATATAGAGGAGATTAAAGACATCTTAAACGGAAAGATAGGCAATGTCATCAAGGATGTAAAGCAGGTCATTAAAAATGCTGCTGCCGATTTAAACTTCGAGCATGCACATCAATACCAGCTCAAACTACAGGTGCTCGAAAAATATCAAAGCAAGTCTACCGTTGTTAACAGTGCCATCACTAATATAGATGTGGTTAGTATTGCGTCAGACGAGCGCTATGCTTTCGTAAATTACCTGAAAGTGATGAATGGTAGCATCATTCAAACCCAAACCATCGAGATCAAGAAGCGCCTGGATGAAACCGATGAAGAGCTCCTTACCATCGCCATTACAGAATTCCGTACCCGATTTAACAGTACATCCAAAGAGATCATCGTTCCTTTCGACATTGTACTGCTGGATGAGGACCTTAAATTTACAGTTCCAAAATTGGGCGAAAAGAAAAAGTTACTCGAACTTTCTCAAAAAAATGTACTATTCTTCAAAAAGGAGAAGCTAAACCAATACGAGAAGTTAAATCCAGATTTGCGTACTGACAGGATCCTTACCCAAATGCAAAAAGATCTTGGGCTTACCAAATTACCTAAACATATCGAATGCTTTGATAACTCTAATTTCCAGGGAGCCTATCCGGTGTCTGCAATCGTAGTATTTAAAGACGCTAAACCTTCCAAAAAAGATTACAGGCACTTTAACGTAAAAACCGTTGAAGGACCAAATGATTTTGCAACAATGGAAGAAGCGGTTTACAGGCGATATAAGCGCATGCTTGAAGAAGAGGAGACTTTGCCTCAACTCATCATCATTGACGGCGGTAAAGGCCAGCTTTCTTCTGCTATGACGAGCTTAAAAAAATTAGGTATAGAAAAGAAGGTAACGGTAATTGGAATTGCCAAGCGATTGGAAGAACTATTCTTTCCCGGAGATCCCTATCCGCTGTACCTGGATAAGAAATCAGAGACCTTAAAAGTTATTCAGCAATTACGTGATGAGGCGCACCGCTTCGGCATTACCTTTCACAGAAAGAAGAGAGACCAGGGTACACTCAAGACAGAACTTGAACAAATTCCCGGTATTGGAAAAACTACCGCAGACAAATTGCTTCAACATTTCAAATCTGTAAAAAAGATAAAAGAGGCCCAGGAAGCAGAATTGCAAAAGGTACTCAACAAAGCGCAGGCAAAAGCGTTAATGGACTATTTCAAGGGGAGCCAGAAACTTTAA
- the gldL gene encoding gliding motility protein GldL → MAAKKKFDWLHVAISWGASIVIIGALFKILHIGGAFGNLAIGIGLGVEAFLFFLTGFRQPEPELPWERVYPELSADYNGETRKVPVAQVAVAGSSSTAALDNMINAKIGPELIESLGNGLRTFGDKVTAISNVADTSAATTEFTAKIKTASASFDSLNGAFQKATTQLVEMGESNTSATAYHDQVNALAKNLSALNAVYELELQDSSAHLKSMNKFYQNLSLTMNNFNESMEDSKQFKDEVGKLAKNLSSLNAIYGNMLSAMNQPRV, encoded by the coding sequence ATGGCAGCAAAAAAGAAATTCGATTGGTTACACGTTGCAATATCCTGGGGAGCCAGTATTGTAATTATAGGCGCCTTGTTTAAAATATTACACATTGGAGGAGCCTTCGGTAATTTAGCGATAGGTATTGGTTTGGGAGTTGAGGCTTTTCTATTCTTCTTAACAGGATTTAGACAGCCGGAACCGGAACTTCCCTGGGAAAGAGTTTATCCTGAACTGAGTGCTGATTATAACGGAGAGACACGTAAGGTTCCAGTTGCTCAGGTGGCTGTAGCAGGTTCTTCTTCAACTGCTGCCTTAGATAATATGATTAACGCTAAAATTGGTCCTGAATTGATTGAAAGTCTGGGTAACGGTTTGCGTACCTTCGGCGATAAAGTTACTGCAATCTCAAACGTTGCGGATACTTCTGCTGCTACAACAGAATTTACAGCTAAAATCAAAACTGCTTCTGCAAGTTTCGATTCATTGAATGGGGCTTTCCAAAAAGCGACAACTCAACTGGTAGAAATGGGCGAAAGTAATACTTCCGCTACAGCATACCATGACCAGGTAAATGCATTAGCTAAAAATCTTTCTGCTTTAAATGCTGTATACGAATTGGAATTACAAGATTCGAGCGCACATCTTAAATCAATGAATAAATTCTATCAGAATTTATCATTAACGATGAATAACTTTAATGAATCTATGGAAGATTCTAAACAGTTTAAAGACGAGGTTGGTAAATTGGCCAAAAACTTATCTTCATTGAATGCCATCTATGGTAATATGCTGTCGGCTATGAACCAGCCACGTGTATAA